The DNA window CCAGGGCGAGGTAGGCGGGGGAGACCGGAATCAAGAGGGCGTCCCCCGCCACCATGGCGTTCAGCGTGAGCAGCGACGTGGAGGGGGGGCAGTCGAGAAAGATGAAGTCGTAAAGGGGCTCGACCTCATCGAGCAGGCGGGCCAGCCGGTGGTGGCGGTCGTCGGCGTTGAACAGGCTGACGTCCGCGTTTGCGAGGTCGAGAGAGGCCGGGAGGAGGTCAACGGGATCGGCGTCCAGAGTGCGAATTGCATCCTCCACGTTTGCATCGCCGAACAGCACGTCCGCGACGGAGGGAGAAAGCTGATCGCGAGACAGCCCGAGCGAAAGGGAGGCAGAGACCTGGCTGTCCAGGTCGACGACCAGAACGGTCTGGCCGGCACGAGCAAGACCAGCTGCGAGGTTGACGGCTGTCGTCGTCTTGCCGATGCCGCCTTTGTTGTTCAGAATTGGAAGCGTTGTGGGGGCCGTTTGGGGGAGGGCCATGTCAGAAGAGCGTCAATACACGAGGGACGGGACGAGCAGGGACGGGGGCGCGGCTCATCCGTCCGAGGGCAGGAGGGAGGACTGGCCGTTTCCGTTCGATACCGACGAGCGCGGAAGGGTGAGGGTAAAGTGGGTGCCGTGCTCCCCATTTTTCATGTCCAGTGTGCCTTCCATGTGACCGGCAAGCTGGTGAATGCGATGGAGCCCGGAGGCTTCTGGGCCCGACGCCTCATCCAGGTACACTTCCATAAATCGCTCTTCCACCTCCGAGCCTGTATCGATTACGTGCAAGGCCACCTCGTCCTCGCCAGCTTCGGCCTTTACCGTGATGGTTCCCGTCTCCGTGTGGGTCAGGGCATTGGCGAGAAGAGCGTCAACAATCGTTTCGACGGCCGACGGATCGTGGCGCACCGGCACCGACGTGTCCGGCAGGGTGCGCCGGAGCTCTACGGACTGCGTGTCTCCTTCATGCCGGTCCAAGACGGCATGGAGATGCGTCACGAGGTCGAACGGTTCCGGAGTGAGATCGATGGCGTCTCCGGACTCCTCCATGTTCGTCGCCAGAGCGTTGGAGGCCGCCGGGTCCGAGGTCGACTCGGCATCCGACACGGAGTCGGATCCGTCGTCTGCGTCGGTCGGGACTGGATCTTCGAAGCCCTCGTCGGAAAAGGTCGGCAGGCTGGGAGAGAAGACGTCGTAGGCCTCGTCGGGGGCGGACGAGTCGGCCGAGGCGTCGTTCGCGTTGGATTCAGCGGCCGGAGCGCTCTCGTTTTTCGCACTGGAGGTCTCTGTTGAATCATCGGCATCGTGCGCCGGCGCGTCGGCTGCCTCCGCACCTTCGTTCTCGTCCTCCTCTTCTTCCTCCTCTGCTTGGGCTGCAGGCGACGGAGACGCTGCCTCGGGCGAGGGCTCCTCAGGGGGAAATTCGGCCTCGTCGGAGGGGGCGGGCTCCGCTGAGGACGACTCAACGGGGATGTCGTCGGAGGTGTCCGCCTCAGCAGAGGAGGCAGAGGCAGGAGACGTCGATTCCGGCTCGGGCGCTGTATCCTCGTCCAGAATGGGGGTGAGGGTTCCCGCCACGCCGGACGGACTGCCGGTGTCGTCCCGCATCAGTCGAGCGTGTAGCTCAAATTTCTGCTCGCCCTGATTGGTGAGGAAGCTGGCTTCGTGCTGGCACACGTCCGTGTCTGCCGCCAGAAGCGCCGAGAAGGCTTCGCTGGTTGCCGACCGGTCGAGTGGGTGGACGAAGCTGGTAAGCGGACGCCCGATGGTATCCGAGACGGAGAAGCCCGTCGCGGCCTCCCATTCGCCACTCAAGGACTGCGTGTTGCCCTCCAAGTCGGTTTGAAAGAAGACGGTACTGTCGGAATCGTGCCGCTGGGAGACGGACTGCGGGGCGGCCAGCCGGGCAGCCTGCCCGTCGAAGAGCACCTCATGCTCCCGGAGCTGCACGGGAAAGAAGGAGCCGTCCGCTCGCTTGTGCATCGACAGGTCGGCAGAGGACGGCTGGTCCTCCGGTGGGGCCTCCAGGGTGTCGGCGGTCATCGAGGCGAAGTCGGACTTGTCATAGCCGTATGTGTCACGGGCAGCCTCGTTGACGTACATCAGAGAGCCGTCGCTCTCGGAATAGACGTACATCGGCTGCGGATTCTCATTTACCAGCTGCCGTACCTGCGCTTCTGCACTGCGCAGCTCGAACTGATTCACCACCACGTCCGCCAGCCGTTCAAGAATTTCGCGCTGGGAGGCGTCGAAGGGTTGTGCCTCGTAGTCGATGATGCAGAGCGTACCGATGTGGACACCCTCCGGGGTTGTGAGCGGGGCACCAGCATAGAAGCGAATGTGCGGGGGGCCCGTCACGATCGGGTTATCCTTGAACCGCGGGTCCTTCGTTGCGTCCTCAACGACGAGCATCTCGCCCTGGTGCACAGCGTGGACGCAAAAGGAGACTCCGATGTCGGTCTCGCGGGCGTCGAAGCCGAAGCACGACTTGAACCATTGGCGCTCGTCGTCGATGAGCGTGATGAGGGCGGTTGAGACGTCGCACACCTTCGCCACGAGGCTCGTGATGCGATCGAAATTCTTCTCAGGGGCGGTATCAAGGATGTGGTAGCGCCGCAGAGCCGCCTGCCGTTTGCTGGTGTCTTCAAGATCAGGCGCGTTTGAGTACGTGGAGGACTCCATGCCGTTGAGAGAGGAAAACTGTTGGAAGAGAACAATACTGGTGCACAGGACGAGGGCCGACCATCGCTCGCTCACGTGCCGCAAATGAGGTGCCGATCAATGCGTCGGGCGTTCGATACGGACGTGCATAAACACATCATTACAAATGCACCTCGACGCCGCAATGAATGGGACTGGAGGTGTGGTTCTCCCGATGTGTTACCGGTGGGCAACGTTACTAAGGGAAAACATTTCACGACGTGTTGCCCGCAGGGTGCTTGGGGCTCTGTTTCCCCCGGTAAGGAATTGTTCAGCTCCAGACATTTGCATACAGTGTAGAGATAGGCGCCCACGAAGACGAAAGGTCCGCCCGAACGGTCATTCGAAACCGAGTGCTGAATCTGTTCGCGTATGTGAATGGGAAGGGGGACGTGTGTTGCTGGAGTGGAGGCACGAACGTTTGGGGGACACGGATCTTCAAAAATTTCCTCTCGTTGGAAGGCCGCTATTTCTTAGGTCAAGCCTTAAAAATGAGTTTTGGCCTCCTCCCTTTAAGCGGCTGTCGTCATTGTCTCTTTTCGTCTTTGCAGTCCCAGCGTGACTTCGGTTTTCCTCCATCGGATGTTCGTCAGGCCCCGTCGTTTCTTTTTCTATCTCGTCGGGAGCGTAGTGCTTGCCGTTGGGGGCAGTCTCCTTTTCGTCTTCTCTGTGCAGGCGCAGCAGGTGGCCCCAGAAGAAGGGCGCGTCCCGGAGGCGGCCCCAGTTTCGGTTCACCCGTCGATTCCGGTTCGGGCCCTCGCGCCGTCGTCGTTGGCTATCGAACTTCCCCCCGTGTCGTCCGCTTCTTCGTCCGGCGTTCGGTGGGGACGGGTTACTCTCGTCTCAGGGATACTCACGACGTCCTACGTTAGTCAGTATGTGATTGAACGTAAAAAGTGGTGGTCCCAACAAACGGTGGGCTTTCACTTCGACAGCAAGCTCGAGTATGCCCACGGTCTCGACAAGATGGCCCACTTCTATGGAGCCGAAATTCAGGCCATGACGAATGCACGGCTCCTGGAGTGGGCAGGCGTGTCGTCGTCGAAGGCGGCGCTTGCGGGATCCCTCTTGAGCCTCGCCGGGCAGACCAACGTGGAGATCCACGACGGCTTCAACGCCCAGTGGGGCTTCGACGTGTACGACCAGATCGCCAATGTGCTGGGGGTAAGCTGGTTCTACGCCCACGAGCGCGTGCCGGCCCTTCGGCGGTTTGACGTTCGACTTTCGTACTGGCACCCCAACGCGCCTCCGCTCAACAAATCGAAGGACATCACCCCTTTCACGAACGACTATTCGGGGCACGTCTACTGGGTGAGCATGCGCGTCTGGGATCTCCTGCCGGCGTCGGCGCAACCATACTGGCCCCGGTGGCTTCAGATCTCGGCCGGCGTGTCGCTGAACAAGTGGGAGGAGTACCCGGATCCGGACGCTTACCTCTCGACTCACATTAGTGTGGATGTTGACTGGCGCAAGATTATCCCGCGAGGATCCTGGCTCGGACGCACGACCGGCGATCTCCTGAATCGATACCACCTGCCTGCGCCAGCGCTCCAGATTACGCCGCGTCCGGGGATACGTCTCCTGTTCGTGGGGCAGTAGCCCGGCTGCAACGTACCCGGTACACGAGAATTGATACTCGATACCGAAGACCGGTGTACCCCCGATGGGAGCAAATTCGGACGGAACGACTCTTGTCGGAGGAAGGGCGTGATGCCAAAGTGGGATGGGCCATTCATCTCGTTCTCGAACCGGATCATCTCCCGTCGCAGAAAAACGTCCTCGTGGGTCACGAGGACGACGTGTTTTCTCGAGCGTCGAATGCGATGTCCTGCAATCTGCGGCTTTTCCCCACAAAGGTCCGGCGTCCGAACCATTCTATGGTCGAGAGACTAGGGGGCATGAGAGCGACAATAGCTCGTCGTCGGCTGCAATAGGGTTATACAGCAGATTTGTATTTGCAACCCCTCTACTTTTGAGGTCCTTTTCCTCCGAACACGAATCGGTTTAGAAATATCTGCGCAAACGGCGACTGCTCGACTGCTGCCCGGTCGAGCGGGTTGCCCCAATGGAGGACCTCGCTGTTGGCCAGTAGAATCAAGGTCAATTTGCGGTCCGGCACCTTCAGATAGAGCGCCGAAAATCCAGCTTCCTCGTCCCAGCCTCCATGCCAAACCAGCCGCTTGCCGCGGTAATCCTGCACGTACCAGCCGAACGCGTATGGGGATTCCGTTCCGTCCGATTGGTTTGGCGGATCGAACAGTGTGTTCATGACTGAGTCGGAGGCGAGGGTACCGGTGTCAAGTGCCACGTCGTAGCGAGCGAGGTCACGAACAGTCGACACGATGCCCGCCCCACCAGCGAGATGTCGCTCGGGTTGTCTCCGCTGGACATAGTCGCCATCTTGGAGGCCGTAGCCCTGTGCCATGTCGAAGAAGACATCCGCCTTTTCGCGTTGCCACAGGCTCGCCATCGTACGGGTCATTCCCGCCGGTTCTAGAATGCGCTTCTGAACCAGCTGGGCCATCGTGTTGTGTCGCCCTTCCGCAGCGCTAATCGGGTGGCCGTACACGTGCTCGACGTAGCGAGAGAGCCGCGAGTCCATGATCGGATTGTAGAGGAAGCGGGTCCCCGGCGTGCCGTTGACCCGGTGATGCAGCACGTTCCGGAGTGTGATCGGCACATCGCAGCGGAGGTCGCGTCCGAAGACAATACCGGACTGTGCCAGCCACGTACAGAAGTCCCTCCATTTCGGCATGTCGCTGATGCGATTCTCCAGATCGACGATGCCGTCCGCGTCCAGCTGCAAGAAGAGAAGGCCTACAAAGGTCTTCGTGAGGGAGGCGATCCAGAAGGGCGTGTCGGGCGTGACGGACACGTCCGGGGCACCGTCGTCGGTGTCGAAGTGGGCACTACCATAGCCACTCATCCAGGCGATCTTGCGGTCTTTCACGACGGCCGCCGCTAGACCGGGGATGCGATTTCCCTGCCGAAGCGAGTCGAGATCGGTCGCAAACGCCTGAAATGTTGAATCTGGGGTTGCTGAGTTCGGGGGAGACTGCCCCACTGCCTGTGTGGTGCTCACTGTGATGAGCGCCGTTGTGAGCACGGCAAGGAGTTGGAGTCTGTACATACGAAACGTAGAAGTCGCGGTTTGAGGGGGCAGATCAAATAAGGCCCTACCGCTTGACCTTAGCGTAATAAGAGCGGCCGTGTTATGCCAGCGATTCAGTGGTTCTCTTGTCAAACTCTGGTTGTCTCCAAAGCCCGACTCCCATTCCAGTGGCTGCCATGATGGCGGAGGTTGTAATACCGACCAGAAATTGGCCAATCCCTTGGTCAAGAAAAAAATTCAGGAACGAGAGAACTGCTGAACTTAGCCAAACAAATGCAGCGTGCTTCCAGGGGCGATCTTGCTGTACACGGCCCAGCTGGAAAAATACAAGAAAGATCCCGAGTACGACGAGACCACTCTTGAGAATTGGTGTCCAACTCGGAGGAACGCTGCCGCTGGCACTGTAAAAGCCACGGATGACGCCGGGTACAAACCCTGCAATGAATGTGGCGACGAATGTGAGACCAATGAAAAGAAAGATACGTTTCCAATTTATAGGCGTAGAGTAGTTAGTTGATAGAGCGGCATCAGCCCGGGTTCAGGTGAAGTGGTCGTTATGCATAGCTCGCTTACCAACTTCCGGAGCGGAGCAACCGAACGACCTGTTCGACAATTTCTGTTCTCGGTTCCTTCTTGAGTACTCCCGCCTCTCCCTCAAACAACTGAAGATTGGCGGTGAAAAGCTTCCCAGGCCGAGCGTAGCTTACTCACTTCAAGCTTCCTTCTGCAAACTCCTCATCCGTGAGCTCGACGGCATTCGGATCCGCGTACGGATTGCTCGTCACCTGACAGAGCACGAAGTCATCCCGACTAATTTCCGCCAGCACCACAGCTGGACGTAGTTTCGACTCCGATAAATCCGAAAATGGAAACGGAATCAGGACTACTGATCCGGCTGAAGGTGCTTCCATGCATCATCCTCCTCTTCACGAGTCCAATCTTCAGCGAGGGCCTTCTCACTTAGCAGCGCGGTCTCCCCCGCGCTGGAGTCAGCCTCGAAATCTTGATTCTCTTCGTCGGTCTCCTCAAGGATCGTTACGAGCACCCGCTGTTCTTTCTTCAAAGAAATCGAGTCCGGGAGCTGGATGGATCCATCTTCGGCGACGATAGCCTCCACAGTTTTCGGCATGGCTCTGAGCTACTAGGACATGAGCAACGCATCCTCTATTACGGCAGAGGAAGGTCACCGTTCGGCATAACACGACGCGGGGGAGCGGGTAGGTCTCTCATTTCCAAGAGGATACACAGAATGAAGGGAGCGATATCCCGATCGGGTCGGCATAATCCCGAAGATGACACGTTCTGTGGATCGGCGGCTGCTTGTATAAATCATAAGACATCTCGTCCATCAGGTCAATTAAAGATACTAGCCATTCACTCTCCTCCATACCAACCGCTGCCTCCGGTTCGTCCAACGCCCTGGGCCACGTCCGGGCCGCCTGCTGGCGTCAGTTTCAAAAGAGCAAGGTCATCCGGTAGGACGATCGAGAGGCTGGGTCGCTATCGGGGGGGCTACAATTC is part of the Salinibacter sp. 10B genome and encodes:
- a CDS encoding AAA family ATPase, which encodes MALPQTAPTTLPILNNKGGIGKTTTAVNLAAGLARAGQTVLVVDLDSQVSASLSLGLSRDQLSPSVADVLFGDANVEDAIRTLDADPVDLLPASLDLANADVSLFNADDRHHRLARLLDEVEPLYDFIFLDCPPSTSLLTLNAMVAGDALLIPVSPAYLALEGVVRLGEVIKQARDSLNQTTPVLGLLLTMVDREIENTEAVISQIRTYYGEKVFSTEIRHDDSLVRAAEQGRSIFAQSPASPGADDYAALASEVYERAQQHRVSSSSPAASSQHERGTTDLR
- a CDS encoding GAF domain-containing protein — translated: MSERWSALVLCTSIVLFQQFSSLNGMESSTYSNAPDLEDTSKRQAALRRYHILDTAPEKNFDRITSLVAKVCDVSTALITLIDDERQWFKSCFGFDARETDIGVSFCVHAVHQGEMLVVEDATKDPRFKDNPIVTGPPHIRFYAGAPLTTPEGVHIGTLCIIDYEAQPFDASQREILERLADVVVNQFELRSAEAQVRQLVNENPQPMYVYSESDGSLMYVNEAARDTYGYDKSDFASMTADTLEAPPEDQPSSADLSMHKRADGSFFPVQLREHEVLFDGQAARLAAPQSVSQRHDSDSTVFFQTDLEGNTQSLSGEWEAATGFSVSDTIGRPLTSFVHPLDRSATSEAFSALLAADTDVCQHEASFLTNQGEQKFELHARLMRDDTGSPSGVAGTLTPILDEDTAPEPESTSPASASSAEADTSDDIPVESSSAEPAPSDEAEFPPEEPSPEAASPSPAAQAEEEEEEDENEGAEAADAPAHDADDSTETSSAKNESAPAAESNANDASADSSAPDEAYDVFSPSLPTFSDEGFEDPVPTDADDGSDSVSDAESTSDPAASNALATNMEESGDAIDLTPEPFDLVTHLHAVLDRHEGDTQSVELRRTLPDTSVPVRHDPSAVETIVDALLANALTHTETGTITVKAEAGEDEVALHVIDTGSEVEERFMEVYLDEASGPEASGLHRIHQLAGHMEGTLDMKNGEHGTHFTLTLPRSSVSNGNGQSSLLPSDG
- a CDS encoding DUF2279 domain-containing protein, with the protein product MTSVFLHRMFVRPRRFFFYLVGSVVLAVGGSLLFVFSVQAQQVAPEEGRVPEAAPVSVHPSIPVRALAPSSLAIELPPVSSASSSGVRWGRVTLVSGILTTSYVSQYVIERKKWWSQQTVGFHFDSKLEYAHGLDKMAHFYGAEIQAMTNARLLEWAGVSSSKAALAGSLLSLAGQTNVEIHDGFNAQWGFDVYDQIANVLGVSWFYAHERVPALRRFDVRLSYWHPNAPPLNKSKDITPFTNDYSGHVYWVSMRVWDLLPASAQPYWPRWLQISAGVSLNKWEEYPDPDAYLSTHISVDVDWRKIIPRGSWLGRTTGDLLNRYHLPAPALQITPRPGIRLLFVGQ
- a CDS encoding serine hydrolase domain-containing protein; translation: MYRLQLLAVLTTALITVSTTQAVGQSPPNSATPDSTFQAFATDLDSLRQGNRIPGLAAAVVKDRKIAWMSGYGSAHFDTDDGAPDVSVTPDTPFWIASLTKTFVGLLFLQLDADGIVDLENRISDMPKWRDFCTWLAQSGIVFGRDLRCDVPITLRNVLHHRVNGTPGTRFLYNPIMDSRLSRYVEHVYGHPISAAEGRHNTMAQLVQKRILEPAGMTRTMASLWQREKADVFFDMAQGYGLQDGDYVQRRQPERHLAGGAGIVSTVRDLARYDVALDTGTLASDSVMNTLFDPPNQSDGTESPYAFGWYVQDYRGKRLVWHGGWDEEAGFSALYLKVPDRKLTLILLANSEVLHWGNPLDRAAVEQSPFAQIFLNRFVFGGKGPQK